A region from the Streptomyces tsukubensis genome encodes:
- the purF gene encoding amidophosphoribosyltransferase — MPRGDGRLNHDLLPGEKGPQDACGVFGVWAPGEEVAKLTYFGLYALQHRGQESAGIAVSNGSQILVFKDMGLVSQVFDETSLGSLRGHIAVGHARYSTTGASVWENAQPTFRATANGSIALGHNGNLVNTAELAALVAELPRQDGRATQVAATNDTDLVTALLAGQTDDDGKPLSVEQAAARVLPGVRGAFSLVFMDETTLYAARDPQGIRPLVLGRLDRGWVVASESAALDICGAGFVREIEPGELIAIDENGIRTSRFAEAKPKGCVFEYVYLARPDTDIAGRSVYLSRVEMGRKLAAEAPADADLVIATPESGTPAAIGYAEASGIPYGSGLVKNAYVGRTFIQPSQTIRQLGIRLKLNPLREVIRGKRLVVVDDSIVRGNTQRALVKMLREAGAAEVHVRISSPPVKWPCFFGIDFATRAELIANGMTIDEIGASLGADSLAYISIDGMIAATTIPKPNLCRACFDGEYPMELPDPELLGKQLLETELAGGADAADALRRP; from the coding sequence GTGCCACGTGGTGACGGTCGACTCAATCACGATCTGCTTCCCGGCGAGAAGGGCCCCCAGGACGCTTGCGGCGTCTTCGGGGTCTGGGCCCCGGGAGAAGAGGTCGCAAAGCTCACTTACTTCGGGCTCTACGCCCTCCAGCATCGAGGCCAGGAATCCGCGGGTATCGCGGTCAGCAACGGTTCACAGATCCTCGTCTTCAAGGACATGGGACTGGTCTCCCAGGTCTTCGACGAAACCTCCCTCGGCTCCCTCAGGGGACATATCGCCGTCGGACATGCCCGCTACTCCACCACCGGCGCCTCGGTCTGGGAGAACGCCCAGCCCACCTTCCGCGCCACGGCCAACGGCTCCATCGCCCTCGGCCACAACGGCAATCTGGTCAACACCGCGGAACTGGCCGCGCTCGTCGCCGAGCTGCCCCGCCAGGACGGCCGTGCCACCCAGGTCGCCGCCACCAACGACACCGATCTGGTGACCGCCCTCCTCGCCGGCCAGACCGACGACGACGGCAAACCGCTCTCCGTGGAGCAGGCAGCCGCCCGGGTCCTGCCCGGCGTCCGGGGCGCCTTCTCCCTCGTCTTCATGGACGAGACCACCCTCTACGCGGCCCGTGACCCGCAGGGCATCCGCCCGCTGGTCCTCGGCCGCCTCGACCGCGGCTGGGTCGTGGCCAGCGAATCCGCCGCCCTCGACATCTGCGGCGCCGGTTTCGTCCGCGAGATCGAGCCCGGCGAGCTGATCGCCATCGACGAGAACGGGATCCGTACCTCCCGATTCGCAGAAGCGAAGCCCAAGGGCTGTGTCTTCGAGTACGTCTACCTGGCCCGCCCCGACACTGATATCGCCGGGCGCAGCGTCTATCTCTCCCGGGTCGAGATGGGCCGGAAACTGGCCGCCGAGGCCCCGGCGGACGCCGATCTCGTCATAGCGACCCCGGAGTCCGGCACCCCCGCCGCCATCGGCTACGCGGAAGCCAGCGGCATCCCGTACGGCTCCGGACTCGTCAAGAACGCCTATGTCGGCCGGACCTTCATCCAGCCCTCCCAGACCATCCGCCAGCTCGGCATCCGCCTCAAGCTCAACCCCCTGCGCGAGGTCATCCGGGGCAAGCGGCTGGTCGTCGTCGACGATTCCATCGTCCGCGGCAACACCCAGCGCGCCCTGGTGAAGATGCTCCGCGAGGCGGGCGCCGCCGAGGTCCATGTACGGATCTCCTCACCGCCCGTGAAGTGGCCCTGCTTCTTCGGCATCGACTTCGCCACCCGCGCCGAGCTGATCGCCAACGGCATGACCATCGACGAGATCGGCGCCTCCCTGGGGGCCGACTCCCTCGCCTACATCTCCATCGACGGCATGATCGCGGCCACCACGATCCCCAAGCCGAACCTCTGCCGGGCCTGCTTCGACGGCGAGTACCCGATGGAGCTGCCCGATCCCGAGCTGCTCGGCAAGCAGCTCCTCGAAACCGAGCTGGCGGGCGGCGCCGACGCCGCCGACGCGCTGCGCCGCCCCTGA
- a CDS encoding META domain-containing protein — protein MPRHPSTPTTALLLLALLAAAGCGSEKASDREGGAGKNGDGQPPAARVTTEPSPEPLTGTTWTVTALTAAGTTRDLPPGAEKAAHFTLGDDGTLRGSLGCNRFTATAKDTGTALAVGPVSGTKMLCDGGRGEVEQHLSKVLAGKVAYTVNGRSLTLTGADGSGLRATAS, from the coding sequence ATGCCCAGGCACCCGAGCACCCCCACGACCGCCCTGCTGCTCCTCGCGCTGCTCGCCGCCGCCGGATGCGGCAGCGAGAAGGCCTCCGACCGGGAGGGAGGGGCCGGCAAGAACGGCGACGGACAGCCGCCCGCCGCCAGGGTCACCACCGAGCCCTCGCCCGAACCGCTGACCGGCACCACCTGGACCGTGACCGCGCTGACCGCCGCCGGTACCACCCGGGACCTGCCCCCCGGCGCCGAGAAGGCCGCCCACTTCACCCTCGGCGACGACGGCACCCTCCGCGGCAGCCTCGGCTGCAACCGCTTCACGGCCACGGCGAAGGACACCGGCACCGCGCTCGCCGTCGGCCCGGTCTCCGGGACCAAAATGCTCTGCGACGGCGGCAGGGGAGAGGTCGAGCAGCATCTGTCCAAGGTGCTGGCCGGAAAGGTCGCGTACACCGTCAACGGCCGCAGCCTCACCCTGACCGGCGCCGACGGCAGCGGTCTGCGCGCCACCGCAAGCTGA
- a CDS encoding maleylpyruvate isomerase family mycothiol-dependent enzyme, which yields MPPAKKRPRRYDSAKLRAAVLGQYGTLRAAVAALTPEQSALPTRLGDWTVRELAAHILLASRHIVTVTTAPEPPRAEATLALEEWPHAIRAHAGPIGEDARQRAADGPLPEAYGELAGELDAALSGTPDERRVVTRVGPMRFPDYLVTRAVELTVHTDDLNDALAPAGIELPLNRDALAATTRLLADALASAAPGGSVEVRVPPYAVVQCIEGPRHTRGTPPNVVETDPLTWIRLATGRLDWAAAVESAKAGASGERADLSAVLPVLG from the coding sequence ATGCCACCGGCCAAGAAGCGTCCCCGCCGTTACGACTCCGCCAAGCTCCGTGCCGCCGTCCTCGGCCAGTACGGCACCCTCCGCGCCGCCGTCGCCGCGCTCACGCCCGAGCAGTCGGCGCTGCCCACCCGGCTCGGCGACTGGACCGTCCGGGAGCTGGCCGCGCACATCCTCCTGGCGTCCCGGCACATCGTCACCGTCACCACCGCGCCCGAACCGCCCCGCGCCGAGGCGACCCTCGCCCTGGAGGAGTGGCCCCACGCCATCCGCGCCCACGCCGGGCCGATCGGCGAGGACGCCCGGCAGCGGGCGGCCGACGGTCCGCTCCCCGAGGCGTACGGGGAACTCGCCGGCGAACTCGACGCGGCCCTGTCCGGCACCCCCGACGAACGGCGGGTCGTCACCAGGGTCGGGCCGATGCGCTTCCCGGACTACCTGGTCACCCGGGCCGTCGAACTCACCGTCCACACCGACGACCTCAACGACGCCCTCGCCCCCGCCGGAATCGAACTGCCCCTGAACCGGGACGCGCTCGCCGCCACCACCCGGCTCCTCGCCGACGCCCTGGCGAGCGCGGCACCCGGCGGTTCCGTCGAGGTACGGGTGCCGCCGTACGCGGTCGTCCAGTGCATCGAGGGCCCCCGGCACACCCGCGGCACCCCGCCCAATGTCGTCGAAACCGACCCGCTGACCTGGATCCGGCTGGCCACCGGCCGCTTGGACTGGGCGGCGGCCGTGGAGTCCGCGAAGGCCGGTGCCAGCGGCGAACGGGCCGACCTCTCCGCCGTTCTGCCCGTCCTCGGCTGA
- a CDS encoding M23 family metallopeptidase, which yields MTEPQHQPVTPPAARRSRGRLHKGVAVGARVCWWLVIALILLDILLNRPGGWWLPFLPAAVAIALDLLRSRFDTLGHRDAGTPAAVLVDAPVSGRWLAHNSPADKVPSHGTHQLAQSYAIDIVAAPADGPKSPAFRWVWPPVRRSSAFPAFGVPLLAVADGTVVRARDGQRDHLSRNSLPMIVYLMLVEAFVRSLRGPWGIIGNHVVLDLGDGTYALYAHVKRGSLTVKDGDRVSAGQIIGACGNSGNSTEPHVHFQLMDGPDPEAARGVPFRWRGVGLPANKEIFTVPEPGTGPEPAAASPAEPVPPHHGTESASADTAPVAAADTA from the coding sequence ATGACCGAGCCCCAGCACCAGCCCGTCACCCCGCCCGCGGCGCGCCGCAGCCGCGGCCGTCTGCACAAAGGCGTCGCCGTCGGGGCCCGGGTCTGCTGGTGGCTGGTCATCGCCCTGATCCTCCTGGACATCCTCCTGAACCGGCCCGGCGGCTGGTGGCTGCCGTTCCTCCCCGCCGCGGTGGCCATCGCGCTCGACCTGCTCCGCTCCCGGTTCGACACCCTCGGGCACCGGGACGCCGGAACACCGGCCGCGGTCCTCGTCGACGCCCCCGTCAGCGGCCGCTGGCTGGCCCACAACAGCCCGGCCGACAAGGTCCCGAGCCACGGCACGCACCAGCTCGCGCAGTCGTACGCCATCGACATCGTCGCCGCTCCGGCCGACGGCCCAAAGTCCCCCGCCTTCCGCTGGGTGTGGCCGCCGGTCCGGCGCAGCTCCGCCTTCCCGGCCTTCGGCGTCCCGCTGCTGGCGGTCGCGGACGGCACCGTCGTCCGGGCCCGGGACGGGCAGCGCGACCACCTCAGCCGCAACTCCCTGCCGATGATCGTCTATCTGATGCTCGTGGAGGCCTTCGTCCGCTCCCTGCGCGGCCCGTGGGGCATCATCGGCAACCATGTGGTGCTCGACCTCGGGGACGGCACATACGCCCTGTACGCGCACGTCAAGCGCGGTTCCCTGACCGTGAAGGACGGCGACCGGGTCAGCGCGGGACAGATCATCGGCGCCTGCGGCAACTCGGGGAACTCCACCGAACCGCACGTCCACTTCCAGCTGATGGACGGGCCGGATCCCGAGGCGGCCCGGGGTGTCCCGTTCCGCTGGCGGGGGGTGGGCCTGCCCGCGAACAAGGAGATCTTCACGGTGCCCGAGCCCGGCACCGGCCCGGAGCCCGCCGCGGCCTCCCCGGCGGAGCCCGTACCACCGCACCACGGAACCGAGTCCGCGTCCGCGGACACCGCCCCCGTCGCGGCGGCCGACACGGCCTAA
- a CDS encoding ArsR/SmtB family transcription factor — MDLEQRVAELELRLAALEEREAFSPAGRPGEDPGQESFWALKGLKEQLAGLGADTGGVLFTGDVALPTGERYEWQFGLLADVLLDRDWTASADALAALGHPVRLRLLREILGGRRTAAELAELDGLGTSGQIYHHLRQLSSAGWLHTTGRGRYAVPPARTVPLLVALTAAQP; from the coding sequence ATGGACCTGGAGCAGCGCGTCGCCGAGCTGGAACTCCGGCTGGCCGCACTGGAGGAGAGGGAAGCCTTCAGCCCGGCCGGCCGGCCCGGCGAGGACCCCGGACAGGAGTCCTTCTGGGCCCTGAAGGGTCTGAAGGAGCAGCTGGCCGGCCTCGGCGCGGACACCGGCGGGGTGCTGTTCACCGGGGACGTCGCCCTGCCGACCGGCGAGCGGTACGAGTGGCAGTTCGGCCTTCTCGCGGACGTACTGCTGGACCGGGACTGGACCGCATCGGCCGACGCGCTCGCCGCACTCGGCCATCCGGTCCGGCTCCGGCTGCTGAGGGAGATCCTCGGGGGCCGCCGTACCGCCGCCGAACTGGCCGAACTCGACGGCCTCGGCACCTCCGGCCAGATCTACCACCACCTCCGCCAGCTCAGCTCCGCGGGCTGGCTCCACACCACGGGCCGCGGCCGGTACGCCGTACCGCCGGCCCGGACCGTGCCCCTGCTGGTCGCGCTCACCGCCGCCCAGCCCTGA
- the purL gene encoding phosphoribosylformylglycinamidine synthase subunit PurL, translating to MSLDTVKHAAGTPDAEQPWAELGLKQDEYARIREILGRRPTGAELAMYSVMWSEHCSYKSSKVHLRQFGEKAPENDAMLVGIGENAGVVDVGQGYAVTFKVESHNHPSYIEPYQGAATGVGGIVRDILAMGARPVAVVDPLRFGAADHPDTRRVLPGVVAGIGGYGNCLGLPNIGGEVVFDPCYQGNPLVNAGCIGVMKHEDIHLAQASGPGNKVILYGARTGGDGIGGVSVLASETFDSTGPAKRPAVQVGDPFQEKLLIECTLEIFREKLVAGIQDLGGAGLSCATSELASAGSGGMHIDLDTVPLRDATLSPEEILMSESQERMCAIVEPGKVDRFLEICEKWDVIATVIGEVTEGERLEIFWHGEQIVDVPPRTVAHEGPVYERPYARPAWQDALQADDAGALPRPADSAELRAQVLRLLSSPNQASKAWITDQYDRFVQGNTVLAQPEDAGMVRIDEETNLGVAMATDGNGRYAKLDPYAGAQLALAEAYRNVAASGARPLAVSDCLNFGSPEDPGVMWQFAEATRGLADACLHLGTPVTGGNVSLYNQTGETAIHPTPVVAVLGVIDDVNRRTPIGFAEEGQLLYLLGDTKEEFGGSAWSQVVHDHLGGLPPAVDLDREKLLAEILISASRDGMIDAAHDLSDGGLVQAVLESALRGGHGARLVVPDGLSAFTFLFSESAGRAVVSVPRSEELRFTDMCGARGLPVTRIGVVDGDALEVQGEFTIPLDEARTAYEGTIPALLA from the coding sequence ATGAGCCTCGACACGGTCAAGCACGCCGCGGGCACGCCCGACGCCGAACAGCCCTGGGCCGAGCTCGGGCTGAAGCAGGACGAGTACGCCCGGATCCGCGAGATCCTCGGCCGCCGTCCGACCGGTGCCGAGCTGGCCATGTACTCGGTCATGTGGTCCGAGCACTGCTCGTACAAGTCCAGCAAGGTCCATCTCCGGCAGTTCGGCGAGAAGGCCCCCGAGAACGACGCGATGCTCGTCGGCATCGGGGAGAACGCGGGCGTCGTCGACGTCGGCCAGGGCTATGCGGTCACCTTCAAGGTCGAATCGCACAACCACCCCTCCTATATCGAGCCCTACCAGGGCGCGGCCACCGGAGTCGGCGGCATCGTCCGCGACATCCTCGCGATGGGTGCCCGCCCGGTCGCCGTCGTCGACCCGCTCCGCTTCGGCGCGGCCGACCACCCCGACACCCGCCGCGTCCTGCCGGGCGTGGTCGCGGGCATCGGCGGCTACGGCAACTGCCTCGGTCTGCCGAATATCGGTGGCGAGGTCGTCTTCGACCCCTGCTACCAGGGCAATCCGCTGGTCAACGCGGGCTGTATCGGGGTCATGAAGCACGAGGACATCCATCTCGCGCAGGCTTCGGGCCCCGGCAACAAGGTCATCCTGTACGGCGCCAGGACCGGCGGCGACGGTATCGGCGGCGTCTCCGTGCTGGCCTCCGAGACCTTCGACAGCACCGGCCCCGCCAAGCGGCCCGCGGTCCAGGTCGGCGACCCCTTCCAGGAGAAGCTGCTCATCGAGTGCACCCTGGAGATCTTCCGGGAGAAGCTCGTCGCGGGCATCCAGGACCTGGGCGGCGCCGGACTGTCCTGTGCGACCAGCGAGCTGGCCAGCGCCGGTTCCGGCGGTATGCACATCGACCTCGACACCGTTCCGCTGCGCGATGCCACGCTCTCGCCCGAGGAGATCCTCATGAGCGAGTCGCAGGAGCGGATGTGCGCGATCGTCGAGCCCGGCAAGGTCGACCGCTTCCTGGAGATCTGCGAGAAGTGGGACGTCATCGCCACCGTCATCGGTGAGGTCACCGAGGGCGAGCGGCTGGAGATCTTCTGGCACGGCGAGCAGATCGTGGACGTACCGCCGCGGACCGTCGCCCACGAGGGCCCGGTGTACGAGCGTCCCTACGCCCGCCCCGCGTGGCAGGACGCCCTCCAGGCGGACGATGCGGGTGCGCTGCCCCGGCCGGCGGACTCCGCCGAGCTGCGGGCGCAGGTGCTGCGGCTGCTCTCCTCGCCGAACCAGGCGTCGAAGGCGTGGATCACCGACCAGTACGACCGGTTCGTCCAGGGCAATACGGTCCTGGCGCAGCCCGAGGACGCGGGCATGGTCCGGATCGACGAGGAGACCAACCTCGGTGTGGCGATGGCGACCGACGGCAACGGCCGGTACGCCAAGCTCGACCCGTACGCGGGCGCCCAGCTCGCGCTCGCGGAGGCGTACCGCAATGTCGCCGCCTCGGGTGCCCGGCCGCTGGCGGTCTCCGACTGCCTGAACTTCGGCTCGCCGGAGGACCCGGGCGTGATGTGGCAGTTCGCGGAGGCCACGCGCGGTCTCGCGGACGCCTGTCTGCACCTCGGTACGCCGGTGACCGGCGGCAATGTCTCCCTCTACAACCAGACCGGGGAGACGGCGATCCACCCGACGCCGGTCGTCGCCGTGCTCGGTGTGATCGACGACGTCAACCGCCGTACCCCGATCGGTTTCGCCGAGGAGGGGCAGCTGCTGTACCTCCTCGGGGACACGAAGGAGGAGTTCGGCGGTTCGGCCTGGTCGCAGGTGGTCCACGACCACCTCGGCGGGCTGCCCCCGGCGGTCGACCTCGACCGGGAGAAGCTGCTGGCCGAGATCCTGATCTCGGCCTCCCGCGACGGGATGATCGACGCGGCGCACGATCTGTCGGACGGCGGTCTGGTGCAGGCGGTCCTGGAGTCGGCCCTGCGCGGCGGGCACGGCGCGCGGCTGGTCGTCCCGGACGGTCTCTCCGCCTTTACCTTCCTGTTCAGCGAGTCGGCCGGGCGTGCGGTGGTCTCCGTACCGCGCAGCGAGGAGCTGCGGTTCACCGATATGTGCGGGGCGCGCGGGCTGCCCGTGACCCGTATCGGTGTGGTCGACGGCGATGCGCTGGAGGTGCAGGGGGAGTTCACGATCCCGCTGGACGAGGCGCGTACGGCGTACGAGGGGACGATCCCGGCGCTGCTGGCCTGA
- the purQ gene encoding phosphoribosylformylglycinamidine synthase subunit PurQ, translating into MTTRIGVVTFPGTLDDRDSLRAIRLAGAEPVSLWHRDKDLHQVDAVVLAGGFSYGDYLRAGAISRFSPVMETIIEQARAGLPVLGICNGFQILTESHLLPGAMLRNNHLHFICRDQRLRVENAETAWTSDYSAGQEISVPLKNIDGRYVADERVLDELEAEGRVAFRYLGTNPNGSLRDIAGITNAEGNVVGLMPHPEHAVEPLIGTGRTDGLPFFTSIIKKLVAA; encoded by the coding sequence GTGACAACTCGTATCGGGGTCGTCACGTTCCCCGGCACGCTCGACGACCGGGACAGCCTTCGGGCGATCCGTCTCGCCGGCGCCGAACCCGTCTCCCTCTGGCACCGTGACAAAGATCTCCACCAGGTGGACGCCGTCGTCCTCGCCGGTGGGTTCTCCTACGGCGACTATCTCCGGGCCGGTGCCATTTCCCGCTTCTCGCCGGTGATGGAGACGATCATCGAACAGGCGAGGGCCGGTCTGCCGGTTCTCGGTATCTGCAATGGTTTCCAGATCCTCACCGAGTCGCATCTGCTGCCCGGTGCCATGCTCCGGAACAATCATCTCCACTTCATCTGCCGGGATCAGCGCCTCCGGGTGGAGAACGCGGAGACCGCATGGACCTCCGATTACTCGGCGGGCCAGGAGATCTCCGTACCCCTGAAGAACATCGACGGCCGTTACGTCGCGGACGAGCGGGTCCTCGACGAACTGGAGGCGGAGGGCCGGGTGGCGTTCCGCTATCTCGGCACCAACCCCAACGGCTCGCTGCGCGACATCGCCGGCATCACCAACGCCGAGGGCAATGTCGTCGGGCTGATGCCGCACCCGGAGCACGCCGTGGAGCCGCTGATCGGCACCGGCCGCACCGACGGCCTCCCCTTCTTCACGTCGATCATCAAGAAGCTGGTGGCAGCATGA
- the purS gene encoding phosphoribosylformylglycinamidine synthase subunit PurS, translated as MARVVVDVMLKPEILDPQGQAVQRALPRLGFDGIADVRQGKRFELEVEGPVDDAALARIHEMAETFLANTVIEDFVVKVDES; from the coding sequence GTGGCACGCGTCGTAGTCGACGTCATGCTCAAGCCCGAGATCCTCGACCCGCAGGGGCAGGCGGTGCAGCGCGCACTGCCCCGCCTCGGATTCGACGGCATCGCGGACGTACGTCAGGGAAAGCGTTTCGAGCTGGAGGTCGAGGGGCCGGTCGACGACGCCGCCCTCGCCCGTATCCATGAGATGGCCGAGACGTTTCTCGCCAACACCGTCATCGAAGACTTCGTTGTAAAGGTAGACGAGTCGTGA
- a CDS encoding histone-like nucleoid-structuring protein Lsr2 has translation MAQRVVVALFDDIDGGEAAETVTFGLDGKSYEIDLNTANARKLRSALAPYLTAGRKQPAGGRRRPARTTYKHTTLEPSPAAVRAWAQSNKMEVPARGRIPKAVYEAFRKAS, from the coding sequence GTGGCTCAGCGAGTAGTGGTCGCGCTCTTCGACGACATCGACGGAGGCGAAGCGGCGGAAACGGTCACGTTCGGCCTGGACGGGAAGTCGTACGAGATCGACCTCAATACCGCGAACGCCAGGAAACTGCGTTCGGCGCTCGCGCCCTACCTGACGGCCGGGCGCAAGCAGCCCGCCGGCGGCCGGCGGCGGCCGGCCAGGACCACGTACAAGCACACCACGCTGGAGCCGTCCCCGGCCGCCGTACGGGCCTGGGCGCAGTCCAACAAGATGGAGGTGCCGGCCCGGGGCCGGATTCCCAAGGCGGTGTACGAGGCCTTCCGCAAGGCGAGTTGA
- a CDS encoding ABC transporter ATP-binding protein: protein MTTDQYVITAEDLRRSYAGGFEAVRGVSFSVARGEIFALLGTNGAGKTSTVELLEGLAAPSAGSVRVLGHDPYRERAAVRPRIGVMLQEGGFPSDLTVTETARMWGDCTSGARPVAEALELVGLAARAKVRVSQLSGGERRRLDLALALIGRPEVLFLDEPTTGLDAEGRRDTWDLVRALRDTGTTVLLTTHYLEEAETLADRLAIMHQGVIVTTGSPADVTAERPARIRFLLPPDVPAARLPLSLKAGAAGRHVEIRTHELQTALEELLRWARENRVQLEGLDARAASLEEAFLEIAQTEMAGM, encoded by the coding sequence ATGACCACTGACCAGTACGTGATCACCGCCGAGGACCTGCGGCGCAGTTATGCGGGAGGCTTCGAAGCCGTACGCGGAGTCTCCTTCTCCGTGGCCCGCGGCGAGATCTTCGCCCTGCTCGGGACGAACGGCGCCGGCAAGACCTCGACGGTCGAGCTGCTCGAAGGGCTCGCCGCCCCGTCCGCCGGATCCGTACGCGTCCTCGGCCACGATCCGTACCGCGAACGCGCCGCCGTCCGCCCCCGCATCGGGGTCATGCTCCAGGAAGGCGGCTTCCCCTCCGACCTCACGGTCACCGAGACCGCCCGGATGTGGGGCGACTGCACCAGCGGGGCGCGTCCGGTCGCCGAGGCGCTGGAGCTGGTCGGGCTGGCGGCGCGGGCCAAGGTCAGGGTCAGTCAGCTCTCCGGCGGCGAACGGCGCCGGCTCGACCTGGCGCTGGCGCTGATCGGCCGCCCCGAGGTCCTCTTCCTCGACGAGCCGACCACCGGTCTCGACGCGGAGGGGCGGCGGGACACCTGGGATCTGGTGCGGGCGCTGCGGGACACCGGGACGACCGTCCTGCTGACCACGCACTACCTGGAGGAGGCGGAGACGCTGGCCGACCGGCTGGCGATCATGCACCAGGGAGTGATCGTCACCACCGGCAGCCCCGCCGACGTCACGGCCGAGCGCCCGGCACGGATCCGGTTCCTGCTGCCGCCGGACGTACCGGCCGCCCGGCTGCCGCTCTCCCTGAAGGCCGGGGCCGCGGGGCGGCACGTGGAGATCCGCACCCATGAACTCCAGACGGCCCTGGAGGAACTGCTGCGGTGGGCCCGCGAGAACCGGGTGCAGCTGGAGGGCCTCGACGCCCGTGCCGCCTCCCTCGAAGAGGCATTCCTTGAAATAGCTCAGACCGAAATGGCGGGTATGTGA
- a CDS encoding ABC transporter permease encodes MAATVLDGSGTGAGTARRTTVAQRLTALGRAELILLLRNRTALFMALAMPLALVLTMQASLKEMDLGKAGMSIAEAAVIGGTGFILLLVVHVNLVSAYVARREELVLKRLRTGEISDREILAGTALPSVGLALAQVGLLLVAAVVFLDLRAPQRPDLLLAGVVLALAVLASLAALISAWTRTVESSQLTVMPMLMISSIGSGLFVPVELMPDNIRAVAELLPMTGAMTLIRDGWLGVSDGKDLLGAALTALAWVALSVFAVNRWFRWEPRR; translated from the coding sequence ATGGCGGCAACGGTGCTGGACGGTTCGGGTACGGGAGCGGGCACGGCCCGCCGGACCACGGTGGCGCAGCGGCTGACCGCCCTCGGCCGGGCCGAGCTGATCCTGCTGCTGCGGAACCGGACCGCGCTCTTCATGGCGCTGGCGATGCCGCTCGCGCTGGTGCTGACGATGCAGGCATCGCTGAAGGAGATGGACCTCGGCAAGGCCGGGATGAGCATCGCCGAGGCCGCGGTGATCGGCGGAACCGGCTTCATCCTGCTGCTGGTCGTCCATGTGAACCTGGTCTCGGCCTATGTGGCGCGGCGCGAGGAACTGGTCCTCAAGCGGCTGCGCACCGGGGAGATCTCCGACCGGGAGATCCTCGCCGGGACGGCACTGCCCTCGGTGGGGCTGGCGCTGGCCCAGGTCGGGCTGCTGCTGGTGGCGGCGGTGGTGTTCCTCGACCTCCGCGCGCCGCAGCGGCCGGATCTGCTGCTGGCCGGGGTGGTGCTGGCGCTGGCGGTGCTCGCCTCGCTGGCCGCGCTGATCTCGGCGTGGACCCGGACCGTGGAGAGCTCCCAGCTCACCGTGATGCCGATGCTGATGATCTCGTCGATCGGTTCGGGGCTCTTCGTACCGGTCGAGCTGATGCCGGACAACATCCGCGCGGTGGCGGAGCTGCTGCCGATGACCGGGGCGATGACCCTGATCCGCGACGGCTGGCTCGGGGTGTCCGACGGTAAGGACCTGCTGGGGGCCGCACTCACGGCCTTGGCGTGGGTGGCGCTCTCGGTGTTTGCTGTGAACCGGTGGTTCCGCTGGGAGCCGCGCCGCTGA